The genomic interval TTGAGCAATTGGAGATAACAACGGGTAAGTTATACGTATTATAAAATGCTCTTACCATATGATCGGAGCTTGCTTTTGATGCAGAATAGGGACTTTTAGGATCATATGGGGTATCTTCTGTAAACGCACCTTCTTCACCTAACGATCCATATACCTCATCGGTTGAAACGTGATAAAACAGTTTCCCTTCAAAATTGCCATTCCAAACTGTTCGGGCCACATTTAATAATGTCATAGTTCCTAAGACATTAGTTTTAACAAACTCATCTGGGTCGGAAATAGATCTATCCACATGCGATTCTGCTGCCAAATGAATAATCGAATCAATACTTTCCGAATTAACAACCGACTCCACAAGTTGATAATCCAGAATATCACCTTTTACAAATTTATAATTAGGACTGCCTTCAATAGATGTTAAATTCTCCAAATTACCCGCATAAGTTAATTTATCTAAGTTGATAATATTATAATCAGGGTACTTCTCTACCATGTGCTTTACTAGACAGGATCCGATAAATCCGGCACCTCCTGTTATTAAAATATTCTTTTTCATTCCTTTTATTTATTATTTCTGGCCTGTA from Flavobacteriales bacterium carries:
- the rfbB gene encoding dTDP-glucose 4,6-dehydratase codes for the protein MKKNILITGGAGFIGSCLVKHMVEKYPDYNIINLDKLTYAGNLENLTSIEGSPNYKFVKGDILDYQLVESVVNSESIDSIIHLAAESHVDRSISDPDEFVKTNVLGTMTLLNVARTVWNGNFEGKLFYHVSTDEVYGSLGEEGAFTEDTPYDPKSPYSASKASSDHMVRAFYNTYNLPVVISNCSNNYGPFQFPEKLIPLAINNLKTGKNIPIYGEGLNIRDWLFVEDHAKAIDMVFHGGVHGETYNVGGNNEWKNIDLIHLLCDIMDRKLNLDEGTCRSRIVYVEDRAGHDMRYAVDSSKLCDKLGWEAKANFRERLEESIDWYLENESWLENVTSGDYVKYYNDKYGK